The following is a genomic window from Amycolatopsis cihanbeyliensis.
TGGAGCCGTCCGGTTCCCGCGCACGACGACTGGCGTGAGCGGCTCGGTGCCCACCCGCACAAGGTCGCTTCGTGGTGGACCGGCAGCCCCTACAGCCTGTTGGTGGCCACCGGCACCGTGCTCGACGCGGTCGAGGTCGACGACGAGGTGGGCCGCCGTGCGGCGCGGTTGCTGCGGGTGCAGGGAGCACCGGCGCCGATCGTGGCGATGCCGAACGGCCGGTGGCTCTTCCTCACCACCGCTGCCGATCGGCTGCCTGTCGCCCTCGCCGAGGACGACAGCGTCGAATGGCATGGCGCCGGTGGCTGGGTGCCACTCCCGCCGACGCCTTTCGAGCACGGGGTCGTGCATTGGCGGGTCAAGCCCGAGGTCTGGGGTTGGCGCCTGCCGGATGCGGCATCCGTGCACGATGTGCTCGCCCGCGCGCTGCACGGTCCGACGTCGGACGACACCCCGGCGCCATCTTCCGCTCAGGAGTTGCTGGCGGTGGGACGTTCAGCAGCGTGATTGACCATCAGGTGGTCGTGCCGGCCCTCGTGTTGACGCACAGCCCCGAGCACGATGTCCAGTACGACCACGGCCCCTGCCTTGTCCAGCGGATCGTTGCCGTTCCCGCACTTCGGCGACTGTACGCAGGACGGGCATCCCGCCGGGCACTCGCAGGAGACGATCGCCTCCCGCGTAGCGGCCAGCCATGGGACCAACGCGGCATAACCGCGGTCGGCGAATCCCGCGCCTCCGGGATGGCCGTCGTGCACGAACACCGTCGCCTCCCCGGTGTCCTCGTGCAGCGCGGTGGAGACCCCGCCGATATCCCAGCGGTCGCACGTAGCGAACAGCGGTAGCAGGCCGATCGCCGCGTGCTCGGCGGCGTGCAGGGCGCCGGGGATGCGCGCCGGAACGAGTCCAGTGCCCCCCGGCGCCCTGCCCTTACGCGAAGCACTCGACGTGTCCTCGCGCAGCAGCTCCTCGCTCACCGTGTACCACACCGCCCTGGTGTGCAGCCGCTGCTCGGGAAGGTCCAGCGGAACCTGGTCGAGTACCTCACCCGAGGGCAGCTTGCGCAGGTAGCCGACCACCTGCGAGGTCACCGCCACCTCGCCGAGGCAGGTCCGTACCCCGCCGAAGACCTCCTCCCGCTGCGTGCCCAGCACCGAGATGTCCACCACCTCGCGGGCCGAGGTGGTCCACTCCGGGGCTTCCGCGTGCACCAGAGCCAGCCCTGCCTCCAGATCCAGTTCGTCGACCACGTAGGACGACCCCTGGTGCAGGTACACCGCGCCGGTGTGCACCGTGCTGCACGCCGAAGTCGCGTCCACCGTCCCGAGCATCCGCGAGGTCTCCGCCTCGACCACCGCCACCTGCTCGCCACCGGAACCGCGGATGTCCACCTCCGCCTGCGGGCGGTCGCGGCGGGTCCAGTACCAGCCGCTCGCCCTGCGGCGCAGCACCTTGTCGGCGACCAGGGAGTCCAGCACCGCGCGGGCGGACGCGCCGCCGAAGGTCTCGAGCTCGGCCGCGGTGAGTGGCAGCTCGGCGGCGGCGCAGGCGAGCTGCGGGGCCAGCACGTACGGGTTCGCCGGGTCCAGCACCGCGGTCTCCACCGGGCGGTCCAGCACCGCGGCCGGATGGTGCACCAGGTAGGTGTCCAGCGGATCGTCCCGCGCGACGAACACGACCAGCGCGCCGTCGCCCGCGCGCCCGGCCCGGCCCGCCTGCTGCCAGAACGAGGCCAGGGTGCCCGGGTAACCGGCCAGCACCACCGCGTCCAGCCCGGCAATGTCCACACCCAGTTCCAGCGCGTTGGTGGTGGCCGCGCCGAGCAACTCGCCGGAGAGCAGGGCCGCCTCCAACTCGCGGCGCTCCTCCGGCAGGAAGCCGCCCCGGTACGCGGCGACCATATCGGGCAACGAGGAGTCCACTTCGGACAAAATGCGACGGGCGCCGAGCGCGGTCAGCTCCGCGCCGCGGCGAGACCGGACGAAGGCCAGCGAGCGAGCCCCCTCGATCACCAACTCGGCCAGGATGCGGGCCGCCTCGGCCCCCGCCGAGCGCCGTACCGGCGCGCCGTTCTCGCCCGCCGACTCCTCCAGCAGCGGCGGCTCCCACAGGGCCACCGTGCGCGCGCCGCGGGGGGACGCGTCCGCCAGCACCGGGGTGCAGTCCACACCGGACAGGCGGGTGGCGAACTCGTCGGGGGCGGCCGTGGTCGCCGAGGCCAGCACGAACACCGGATCCGAACCGTAGTGCCGCGCTACCCGGCGCAGCCTGCGCAGCAGCAGAGCCACGTGCGAGCCGAACACGCCGCGGTAGCTGTGGCACTCGTCCACCACCACGTGGGTCAGCCTGCGGAACAGCCGTGCCCAGCGGCCATGCGCGGGCAGGATCCCGCGGTGCAGCATGTCCGGGTTGGTGAACACCCAGCGCGCGTGCGCCCGCACCCAGTCGCGCTCGGCCATCGGGGTGTCCCCGTCGTAGGCCGCGGGCCGCACGCCGCCCGGGTCCATAGAGGACACAGAGCGTAACTGGTCGGCCCCGAGCGCCTTGGTCGGTGCGAGGTAGAGCGCGCCGGCCTTCGGGTCCTCGGCCAGCCCGGCGAGTACCGGTAGCTGGTAGCCGAGGGACTTCCCGGAGGCCGTGCCGGTCGCGATCACCACATGCCGGCCGGCCCGGATCAGGGAGGCCGCCTCGACCTGATGGGTCCACGGTCGCTCGACCCCGGACGCCCGCGCCGCGCGGGCGACCTCCGCCGGCACCCAGTCCGGCCATTCGGCGAAACCGGCCTCGCGTTCGGGTAACTCCGTGACATGGGTGACCG
Proteins encoded in this region:
- a CDS encoding bifunctional DNA primase/polymerase, coding for MLDTDWSEGWRGAFGIELRAEAIGLAWRGWPVLPGTYPAGDDGDRAAEWSRPVPAHDDWRERLGAHPHKVASWWTGSPYSLLVATGTVLDAVEVDDEVGRRAARLLRVQGAPAPIVAMPNGRWLFLTTAADRLPVALAEDDSVEWHGAGGWVPLPPTPFEHGVVHWRVKPEVWGWRLPDAASVHDVLARALHGPTSDDTPAPSSAQELLAVGRSAA
- a CDS encoding DEAD/DEAH box helicase, yielding MRARRLLRRVTAGIPEDRNPVTHVTELPEREAGFAEWPDWVPAEVARAARASGVERPWTHQVEAASLIRAGRHVVIATGTASGKSLGYQLPVLAGLAEDPKAGALYLAPTKALGADQLRSVSSMDPGGVRPAAYDGDTPMAERDWVRAHARWVFTNPDMLHRGILPAHGRWARLFRRLTHVVVDECHSYRGVFGSHVALLLRRLRRVARHYGSDPVFVLASATTAAPDEFATRLSGVDCTPVLADASPRGARTVALWEPPLLEESAGENGAPVRRSAGAEAARILAELVIEGARSLAFVRSRRGAELTALGARRILSEVDSSLPDMVAAYRGGFLPEERRELEAALLSGELLGAATTNALELGVDIAGLDAVVLAGYPGTLASFWQQAGRAGRAGDGALVVFVARDDPLDTYLVHHPAAVLDRPVETAVLDPANPYVLAPQLACAAAELPLTAAELETFGGASARAVLDSLVADKVLRRRASGWYWTRRDRPQAEVDIRGSGGEQVAVVEAETSRMLGTVDATSACSTVHTGAVYLHQGSSYVVDELDLEAGLALVHAEAPEWTTSAREVVDISVLGTQREEVFGGVRTCLGEVAVTSQVVGYLRKLPSGEVLDQVPLDLPEQRLHTRAVWYTVSEELLREDTSSASRKGRAPGGTGLVPARIPGALHAAEHAAIGLLPLFATCDRWDIGGVSTALHEDTGEATVFVHDGHPGGAGFADRGYAALVPWLAATREAIVSCECPAGCPSCVQSPKCGNGNDPLDKAGAVVVLDIVLGAVRQHEGRHDHLMVNHAAERPTASNS